A portion of the Chitinivorax sp. PXF-14 genome contains these proteins:
- a CDS encoding AMP nucleosidase, which produces MPYLPDFIAPSRHADPAGALAQVRTIYDNSLAHLKDAMQRFVAGEDLPGRVRACYPFVRVQTDTVARFNASDSARLSYGFVAGPGRFETTLTRPDLYGDYYLEQFALLLQNHRAELEIGTSSQPIPVHFSFAEHDHIEGSLSAECRQLMRDMFDLPDLTAMDDGIANGTYEPRPGEPQPLALFTAPRVDYSLHRLRHYTGTAPEHFQNFVLFTNYQFYIDEFVRLGHEAMSDPSSEYIAFVEPGNVVTRRQGLAAEPGDELGSAPPRLPQMPAYHLLRADRSGITMINIGVGPANAKTITDHVAVLRPHAWIMLGHCAGLRNSQQLGDYVLAHGYVREDHVLDEDLPLWVPIPALAEIQLALEAAVSDITRIRGPELKRIMRTGTVASTDNRNWELLPDNRPQRRFSQSRAVALDMESATIAANGFRFRVPYGTLLCVSDKPLHGEIKLPGMANQFYRDRVDQHLRIGIRAMELLRGQGIDQLHSRKLRSFAEVAFQ; this is translated from the coding sequence CGACTTCATCGCCCCCTCCCGCCATGCCGACCCGGCCGGCGCGCTCGCCCAGGTGCGCACGATCTACGACAACAGCCTCGCCCACCTGAAGGACGCCATGCAGCGCTTCGTCGCGGGGGAAGACCTGCCGGGCCGCGTGCGCGCCTGCTATCCCTTCGTGCGCGTGCAGACCGACACGGTGGCGCGCTTCAACGCGAGCGACAGCGCCCGCCTCAGCTACGGCTTCGTGGCGGGGCCGGGCCGCTTCGAGACGACGCTGACGCGGCCCGACCTCTACGGCGACTACTATCTCGAACAGTTTGCGCTGCTGCTGCAGAACCATCGCGCCGAGCTGGAGATCGGCACCAGCTCGCAGCCGATACCGGTGCATTTCTCGTTTGCCGAGCACGATCACATCGAGGGCTCGCTGAGTGCCGAGTGCCGCCAGCTGATGCGCGACATGTTCGACCTGCCCGACCTCACCGCGATGGACGACGGCATCGCCAACGGCACCTACGAGCCGCGCCCCGGCGAGCCGCAGCCGCTGGCGCTGTTCACCGCGCCGCGCGTCGACTATTCGCTGCATCGGCTGCGGCACTACACCGGCACGGCGCCCGAACATTTCCAGAATTTCGTGCTGTTCACCAACTACCAGTTCTATATCGACGAATTCGTGCGCCTCGGCCACGAGGCAATGAGCGACCCGAGCAGCGAATACATCGCCTTCGTCGAGCCCGGCAATGTCGTCACGCGCCGCCAGGGGCTCGCCGCCGAGCCCGGCGACGAGCTGGGCAGCGCACCGCCGCGCCTGCCGCAGATGCCCGCCTACCACCTGCTGCGTGCCGACCGCAGCGGCATCACCATGATCAACATCGGCGTCGGCCCGGCCAATGCCAAGACCATCACCGACCACGTCGCCGTGCTGCGCCCGCATGCCTGGATCATGCTCGGCCACTGCGCCGGGCTGCGCAACAGCCAGCAACTCGGCGACTATGTGCTCGCACACGGCTATGTGCGCGAAGACCACGTGCTCGATGAAGACCTGCCGCTGTGGGTACCCATCCCGGCGCTCGCGGAAATCCAGCTCGCGCTCGAGGCGGCGGTCTCCGACATCACCCGCATACGCGGCCCCGAGCTCAAGCGCATCATGCGCACCGGCACCGTGGCCAGCACCGACAACCGCAACTGGGAGCTGCTGCCCGACAACCGCCCGCAGCGGCGCTTCAGTCAGAGCCGTGCGGTGGCACTGGACATGGAGAGCGCCACCATCGCCGCCAACGGTTTCCGTTTTCGCGTGCCTTACGGCACCTTGCTGTGCGTCAGCGACAAGCCCCTGCACGGCGAGATCAAGCTGCCCGGCATGGCCAACCAGTTCTACCGCGACCGCGTGGACCAGCACCTGCGCATCGGCATCCGCGCGATGGAGCTGCTGCGCGGGCAAGGCATCGACCAGCTGCACAGCCGCAAGCTGCGCAGCTTCGCCGAGGTGGCGTTCCAGTAA
- a CDS encoding TPM domain-containing protein, with protein sequence MARSRMLRHLLTPHWRLRCCFPASTQSAIEAAIQASEHQHGGQIRFAVESALPAARLWRGQTPRERALEVFAQLGVWDTEHNNGVLIYLLLADRAVEIVADRGVSRRVAVQAWADICRDMETAYRAGSYEAGSVAGITAVTHCLAEHFPPQAGGSNELPDKPVLL encoded by the coding sequence ATGGCGCGCTCACGCATGCTCCGGCACCTGCTCACCCCGCATTGGCGGCTGCGGTGCTGCTTTCCGGCCTCCACTCAGTCCGCCATCGAGGCGGCCATCCAGGCCAGCGAGCACCAGCATGGCGGGCAGATCCGCTTCGCCGTCGAGAGCGCACTGCCGGCCGCCCGGCTATGGCGCGGACAGACGCCGCGCGAGCGGGCGCTCGAGGTGTTCGCGCAACTCGGCGTCTGGGATACCGAGCACAACAACGGCGTGCTGATCTACCTGCTACTGGCCGACCGCGCCGTCGAAATCGTGGCCGACCGTGGCGTCAGCCGCCGTGTCGCGGTGCAGGCATGGGCGGACATCTGCCGCGACATGGAGACCGCCTACCGCGCAGGCAGCTACGAGGCCGGCAGCGTGGCGGGTATCACAGCCGTCACGCACTGCCTGGCGGAGCACTTCCCGCCCCAAGCCGGCGGCAGCAACGAACTGCCGGACAAGCCGGTATTGCTGTAG
- a CDS encoding YgcG family protein, whose translation MAEVPVPALTARVTDQTATLSPAQRAALEDKLSAFETLKGSQLAVLIVPTTAEETIEQYSLRVVEQWRLGRKKIDDGALLIVAKDDRTLRIEVGYGLEGALNDATSKRIISETIVPHFRQGDFYGGIDTGIEQMMRVVAGEPLPAPPARSAHDERPGLSQIGPLAFLFVIVGGAMLRALFGRLAGATLAGAGAALLAWFVAGALSIAAIAGLIAFFFTLLGGGMGSRGGWHSGGSGGISGGFGGGGFGGGGGGFGGGGASGRW comes from the coding sequence ATGGCCGAGGTACCCGTGCCGGCGCTCACCGCGCGCGTCACCGACCAGACCGCCACGCTGTCGCCCGCGCAGCGCGCGGCGCTGGAGGACAAGCTGTCCGCCTTCGAAACCCTCAAGGGCAGCCAGCTCGCGGTGCTGATCGTCCCCACCACGGCGGAAGAAACGATCGAGCAATACTCGCTGCGCGTGGTCGAACAATGGAGGCTCGGCCGCAAGAAAATCGACGATGGTGCGCTGCTGATCGTCGCCAAGGATGACCGCACGCTGCGCATCGAGGTTGGCTACGGGCTCGAAGGCGCGCTCAACGATGCGACGAGCAAACGCATCATCAGCGAGACCATCGTGCCGCATTTCCGCCAAGGGGATTTCTATGGCGGCATCGACACGGGCATCGAGCAGATGATGCGTGTCGTCGCAGGCGAGCCCCTGCCCGCGCCGCCAGCCCGCAGCGCACACGACGAGCGGCCCGGCCTGTCACAGATCGGACCGCTGGCCTTCCTGTTCGTCATTGTCGGCGGCGCGATGCTGCGTGCGCTATTCGGCCGCCTCGCCGGGGCCACGCTGGCCGGCGCCGGCGCGGCATTACTGGCCTGGTTCGTCGCCGGTGCGCTGTCGATCGCGGCGATCGCCGGGCTGATCGCCTTTTTCTTCACGCTGCTCGGCGGCGGCATGGGCAGCCGCGGCGGCTGGCACAGCGGCGGCTCGGGCGGCATTAGCGGGGGCTTCGGCGGGGGCGGCTTTGGTGGCGGGGGCGGCGGCTTCGGCGGCGGCGGTGCCTCGGGGAGATGGTAA
- a CDS encoding LemA family protein encodes MRAFWGALLLALTINLGGCGYNTLQANDEQIKSSWAEVLNQYQRRADLVPNLVNTVKGYASHEKEVLEQVTTARSRVGGIQATPELLNDPEAFARFQAAQGQLNGALSRLLVVSEQYPNLKADANFRDLQAQLEGTENRITVARNRYIKAVQEYNITVRSFPSNFTAMAFGFKVKPSFTVENEQAISTAPKVDFNAPAKPSTSGAAQ; translated from the coding sequence ATGCGAGCATTCTGGGGCGCCCTGCTGCTGGCGCTGACGATCAATCTGGGGGGTTGCGGCTACAACACGCTGCAGGCCAACGACGAACAGATCAAATCGAGCTGGGCCGAGGTGCTCAACCAATACCAGCGCCGCGCCGACCTGGTGCCCAATCTGGTGAACACGGTCAAGGGGTATGCGAGCCACGAGAAAGAGGTGCTCGAACAGGTGACGACCGCCCGTTCGCGTGTCGGCGGCATCCAGGCCACGCCCGAGCTGCTCAACGACCCCGAGGCGTTCGCCAGGTTCCAGGCGGCGCAGGGCCAGCTGAACGGTGCGCTGTCGCGCCTGCTGGTGGTGTCCGAGCAATACCCCAACCTCAAGGCCGATGCCAATTTCCGTGATCTGCAGGCGCAGCTCGAAGGTACCGAGAACCGTATCACGGTGGCCCGCAACCGCTATATCAAGGCGGTGCAGGAATACAACATCACCGTGCGCTCCTTCCCGTCCAACTTCACGGCGATGGCGTTCGGCTTCAAGGTCAAGCCCAGCTTCACCGTGGAAAACGAGCAGGCGATCTCGACCGCGCCGAAAGTCGACTTCAACGCGCCGGCCAAGCCCTCGACCAGCGGAGCGGCACAGTGA
- the lexA gene encoding transcriptional repressor LexA, with product MEKLTSRQQVVLDFIRDFTRQNGSPPTFADIASGLGFRSVNAAVEHVKALAKKGALELMSGVARGIRLRDAEQDDADAGLPVIGRVAAGSPILAQEHVEHHYMVDQNLFSQPADYLLRVRGNSMINAGILDGDLIAVHRTQAVREGQIVVARLQDDVTVKRFHREGKLIELIAENPDYAPIVVDPSRDPFDIEGLCVGVIRSVQ from the coding sequence ATGGAAAAGCTGACCTCCCGCCAACAGGTCGTGTTGGATTTCATTCGAGACTTCACCCGGCAAAACGGCAGCCCGCCCACATTTGCCGACATCGCCAGCGGGCTCGGTTTCCGCTCCGTCAACGCGGCCGTCGAGCACGTCAAGGCGCTGGCCAAGAAAGGCGCGCTGGAGCTGATGTCGGGCGTGGCGCGCGGCATTCGCCTGCGCGATGCCGAGCAGGACGATGCCGATGCCGGCCTGCCGGTGATCGGCCGCGTCGCCGCGGGCTCGCCCATCCTGGCGCAGGAACATGTCGAGCATCACTACATGGTCGACCAGAACCTGTTCTCGCAGCCAGCCGATTACCTGCTGCGCGTGCGCGGCAACAGCATGATCAATGCCGGCATTCTCGATGGCGACCTGATCGCGGTGCACCGTACCCAGGCCGTGCGCGAAGGGCAGATCGTGGTGGCGCGGCTGCAGGACGACGTCACCGTCAAGCGCTTCCACCGCGAGGGCAAGCTGATCGAGCTGATCGCCGAGAACCCCGACTACGCACCGATCGTAGTCGACCCGAGCCGCGACCCCTTCGATATCGAAGGCTTGTGCGTCGGCGTGATCCGCAGCGTCCAGTAA
- the imuA gene encoding translesion DNA synthesis-associated protein ImuA, whose product MKAAVQGLLAQPGIWLGKELMRTSQPGLSTGFAVLDAELPGGGWPVGGMAEVLTARHGLGELSLLLPALAALTRGGQRVALVAPPFIPYAPALAAAGVRLDRLLWVRAEAALIPWAIEQTLKSGACAAVAGWPVGRLQDKSWRRLQLAAEAGRSTGFVLREPGVDEASSPVMLRLALEARMRLRILKRRGPPLLHPLQLEKEPCHVVARTVLPAPRAGMPERRLQLA is encoded by the coding sequence ATGAAAGCTGCGGTACAGGGCCTGCTGGCGCAGCCCGGCATCTGGCTTGGCAAGGAGCTGATGCGCACCAGCCAGCCTGGGCTGTCGACCGGCTTTGCCGTGCTCGACGCCGAGCTGCCGGGCGGCGGCTGGCCTGTCGGCGGCATGGCCGAGGTACTGACTGCGCGCCATGGCCTGGGCGAGCTGTCACTGCTGCTGCCGGCCTTGGCGGCGCTGACGCGTGGCGGCCAGCGCGTGGCACTGGTGGCGCCCCCCTTCATCCCCTATGCCCCGGCCCTGGCCGCGGCCGGCGTGCGGCTCGACAGGCTGTTGTGGGTGAGGGCCGAGGCGGCACTGATCCCGTGGGCCATCGAGCAGACCTTGAAGAGCGGGGCCTGCGCCGCTGTGGCCGGGTGGCCCGTGGGCCGGCTGCAGGACAAGTCCTGGCGCCGCTTGCAGCTCGCCGCCGAGGCCGGGCGCAGTACCGGCTTCGTGTTGCGCGAGCCGGGCGTGGATGAAGCCTCGTCACCGGTGATGTTGCGCCTGGCACTCGAGGCGCGCATGCGCCTGCGCATTTTGAAACGGCGTGGCCCGCCGCTGCTACACCCCTTGCAACTCGAGAAAGAGCCGTGCCATGTTGTGGCTCGCACTGTACTTCCCGCGCCTCGCGCTGGAATGCCTGAGCGTCGATTGCAGCTTGCCTGA
- a CDS encoding DNA polymerase Y family protein, translating into MLWLALYFPRLALECLSVDCSLPDAAPLAAMATAGPRRVVLACNGSAWQAGVRPGQGETAAYALCGELRALARSPLAEAAALEALAAWGQQFTPTVAIDPAPALLLEIGGCLQYFGGLGRLRQRVDEALPPLGYSVVTSVAPTPRGALWLACCGIGQGADDLPTLRKRLSRLPLSLLALSDSQARLAETLGLARLGQAERLPREGFVRRFGTSARQALDHAWGHMADPREAYTLPERFTRRCELAYPVEQAEALVFVGRRLCEELAGFLLARGMGTQRLLWRLEHGAGDASELALGLAAPSRQAAQFLTLWREKLNGHTLAAPVLAVRLDVDALQPLGGQSRDWLLDDGVASVEGLDVLLGRLENRLGEGAVASPQCVAEHRPEQAWRDARPGEVGPESCYPARPAWLLPVPVALPERDQRPWHDEPLQLLGRAERIETGWWDEATALRDYYLAQGASGARYWVYLDLKQKRWFLHGFFA; encoded by the coding sequence ATGTTGTGGCTCGCACTGTACTTCCCGCGCCTCGCGCTGGAATGCCTGAGCGTCGATTGCAGCTTGCCTGACGCCGCGCCGCTGGCCGCGATGGCAACAGCGGGGCCGCGCCGTGTCGTGCTCGCGTGCAATGGCAGCGCCTGGCAGGCCGGCGTGCGGCCGGGGCAGGGCGAGACGGCTGCCTATGCCCTGTGCGGCGAGTTGCGAGCGCTGGCGCGGTCGCCCCTGGCCGAGGCGGCGGCGCTCGAGGCGTTGGCGGCCTGGGGGCAGCAATTCACGCCGACCGTGGCGATCGATCCGGCACCCGCGCTGCTGCTCGAGATCGGTGGTTGCCTGCAGTATTTCGGCGGGCTCGGGCGCCTGCGCCAGCGCGTGGATGAGGCATTGCCGCCGCTTGGCTACAGCGTGGTCACCAGCGTCGCGCCCACGCCCCGCGGGGCCTTGTGGCTGGCCTGCTGTGGCATCGGCCAAGGTGCGGACGACCTGCCCACGCTGCGCAAGCGGCTGAGCCGGCTGCCCCTGTCGCTGCTGGCATTGAGCGATAGCCAGGCGCGTCTGGCCGAAACACTGGGTCTGGCCCGGCTCGGTCAGGCCGAACGGTTGCCGCGCGAGGGGTTCGTGCGCCGCTTCGGCACCTCGGCCCGGCAGGCATTGGATCATGCCTGGGGACATATGGCCGACCCGCGCGAGGCCTATACCTTGCCCGAACGCTTCACCCGGCGCTGCGAGCTGGCCTACCCGGTCGAGCAGGCCGAGGCGCTGGTCTTTGTCGGCCGGCGTCTGTGCGAGGAGCTGGCGGGCTTTCTGCTCGCGCGTGGCATGGGCACGCAGCGGCTGCTGTGGCGTCTTGAGCATGGCGCCGGTGACGCCAGCGAGCTGGCGCTGGGGCTCGCCGCGCCGAGCCGCCAGGCCGCACAGTTCCTGACGCTCTGGCGTGAAAAGCTCAACGGGCACACGCTGGCCGCACCGGTGCTGGCCGTGCGGCTCGATGTCGATGCCTTGCAGCCGCTCGGCGGGCAAAGCCGGGATTGGCTGCTCGATGATGGCGTCGCCAGCGTGGAAGGGCTCGATGTCCTGCTGGGCCGCCTCGAAAACCGGCTAGGCGAGGGGGCCGTGGCGTCACCGCAATGCGTGGCGGAACACCGCCCCGAGCAGGCCTGGCGCGATGCACGGCCCGGTGAGGTCGGCCCTGAATCGTGCTACCCGGCGCGCCCGGCCTGGCTGTTGCCCGTGCCGGTGGCACTGCCGGAACGCGACCAGCGGCCCTGGCATGACGAGCCCTTGCAGCTGCTGGGCCGCGCTGAGCGTATCGAAACCGGCTGGTGGGATGAGGCCACCGCCTTGCGTGACTACTACCTGGCGCAGGGCGCATCGGGCGCGCGCTACTGGGTCTACCTCGATCTGAAGCAGAAGCGCTGGTTCCTGCACGGCTTTTTTGCCTGA
- a CDS encoding error-prone DNA polymerase, whose translation MQESQLPDYAELHCVSNFSFLRGASHAQELVARAQALGYRALAITDECSVAGIVRAYQALNEIKEEDPGTALALIVGSEFRLDDGLRCVLLATGRESYGDLCRLITHARRAAPKGEYRLSRADVERLRPACLALWLPAATPEPDEARWLAGVFPQATWIAAELLQGPDDRARIARLQQLGGELALPCVASGDVHMHVRARRPLQDVLSAIRLGTTVAAAGFALFPNAERHLRHRLQLGRLYPAAWLAESVAIAARCGPFLGELRYEYPAEVVPPGETGASQLRKLAEAGLARRFPNGASAVVRELVEKELTLIFELGYEHFFLTIHDIVEWAGSQGILCQGRGSAANSIVCYCLGITAVGPDQLTMLFERFISKERAEPPDIDVDFEHERREEVIQYIYGKYGRERTALAAAVISYRTKSSLRDVGRALGMDSTQLDRLTRQLAWWDDRAKLPQRLAEAGFDPDSLIIRQLLTLVEQLRGFPRHLSQHVGGFVISQGPLSRLVPIENAAMADRTVIQWDKDDLETLGLLKVDVLALGMLTALRKALNLVNGWRGSQYTLYSVPREDEATYDMICRADTVGVFQIESRAQMSMLPRLRPRRYYDLVVEVAIVRPGPIQGGMVHPYLEQREKALRGEPVGSPFPLIDPVLKRTFGVPIFQEQVMQIAITGAGFTGGEADQLRRAMASWRRTGSLALYREKLVGGLVAKGCPTDFAERIFSQVQGFSDYGFPESHAASFALLAYISSWLKCHEPAAFCCALLNSLPMGFYGPSQLIQDVRRHGVEVRPVDVVASEWDSTLEPAAGAQPAIRLGFGRIAGFSRESADTLLAIRSARPFADAEDFYHRAAMAREQAALLAQAGALRSLLDARRTASWVAAGLDTPLALADGRPDIDARTVALPVMTTQSQVLSDYCSLGLSLHEHPIALVRRHFQRSRRRLVTAAGLKDVRNGQLVHVIGLAVTRQRPDTAKNVLFMTLEDETGPINVVIWEAVQERFRREILGGRVLLVSAELQQQDGVINLVAKRFEDHSALWLGPVVSRDFR comes from the coding sequence ATGCAGGAAAGCCAACTCCCCGACTATGCCGAGCTCCATTGCGTGAGCAACTTCAGCTTTTTGCGTGGCGCCTCGCACGCGCAGGAGCTGGTGGCGCGCGCGCAGGCGCTCGGCTACCGTGCGCTGGCGATCACCGACGAATGCTCGGTGGCCGGCATCGTGCGGGCCTACCAAGCCTTGAACGAGATCAAGGAGGAAGACCCTGGCACGGCGCTGGCGCTCATCGTCGGCAGCGAATTCCGGCTCGACGACGGCCTGCGCTGCGTGCTGCTGGCCACCGGGCGCGAGTCCTACGGCGACCTGTGCCGCCTGATCACCCACGCCCGGCGTGCCGCGCCCAAGGGTGAATACCGGCTCAGCCGCGCTGATGTCGAGCGCCTGCGCCCGGCCTGCCTCGCGCTCTGGCTGCCTGCCGCGACACCTGAGCCCGACGAGGCGCGCTGGCTCGCGGGCGTGTTCCCGCAAGCGACGTGGATCGCCGCCGAGCTGCTGCAGGGGCCGGACGACAGGGCGCGCATCGCCCGGCTGCAGCAGCTCGGCGGCGAACTGGCGCTGCCCTGCGTGGCCAGTGGCGACGTGCACATGCACGTGCGCGCCCGGCGGCCCTTGCAGGACGTGCTGAGCGCGATCCGCCTCGGCACCACGGTCGCCGCCGCCGGCTTTGCGCTGTTCCCCAATGCCGAGCGCCACCTGCGCCACCGGCTGCAGCTCGGGCGGCTCTATCCGGCGGCCTGGCTGGCGGAGAGCGTGGCGATCGCCGCGCGCTGCGGGCCCTTCCTCGGCGAGCTCCGGTACGAATACCCGGCCGAGGTCGTCCCGCCCGGCGAAACCGGTGCGAGCCAGCTGCGCAAGCTGGCGGAAGCGGGGCTTGCCCGGCGCTTTCCCAACGGTGCATCGGCCGTCGTGCGCGAGCTGGTCGAGAAAGAGCTCACGCTGATCTTCGAGCTCGGCTACGAGCATTTCTTCCTAACCATCCACGACATCGTCGAATGGGCCGGGTCGCAGGGTATCCTGTGCCAGGGGCGTGGCTCGGCGGCCAACTCGATCGTCTGCTACTGCCTCGGCATCACCGCGGTCGGGCCAGACCAGCTCACCATGCTGTTCGAGCGCTTCATCTCGAAGGAGCGCGCCGAGCCGCCCGATATCGACGTTGATTTCGAGCACGAGCGGCGCGAGGAGGTGATCCAGTACATCTATGGCAAATACGGGCGCGAGCGCACTGCGCTGGCCGCCGCCGTGATCAGCTACCGTACCAAGAGCTCGCTGCGTGACGTGGGCCGCGCGCTCGGCATGGATTCCACCCAGCTCGACCGCCTGACGCGCCAGCTCGCCTGGTGGGACGACCGCGCCAAGCTGCCACAGCGGCTCGCCGAGGCCGGTTTCGATCCCGATTCGCTGATCATTCGCCAGCTGCTGACGCTGGTCGAACAGTTGCGCGGCTTTCCGCGCCACCTGTCGCAGCATGTCGGCGGCTTCGTCATCTCGCAGGGGCCGCTGTCGCGGCTGGTGCCGATCGAGAACGCGGCGATGGCCGACCGCACCGTCATCCAGTGGGACAAGGACGATCTGGAAACGCTGGGCCTGCTCAAGGTCGATGTGCTCGCGCTCGGCATGCTCACCGCGCTGCGCAAGGCGCTCAACCTGGTCAACGGCTGGCGCGGCTCGCAATACACGCTCTACAGCGTGCCGCGTGAGGACGAGGCCACCTACGACATGATCTGCCGGGCCGACACCGTGGGCGTGTTCCAGATCGAGTCGCGCGCGCAGATGAGCATGCTGCCAAGGCTCAGGCCGCGCCGCTATTACGACCTGGTAGTCGAGGTCGCCATCGTGCGCCCCGGGCCGATCCAGGGCGGCATGGTGCACCCCTATCTGGAACAGCGCGAGAAAGCGCTGCGCGGCGAGCCCGTCGGCTCGCCGTTCCCGCTGATCGACCCGGTGCTCAAACGCACTTTCGGCGTGCCCATCTTTCAGGAACAGGTGATGCAGATCGCCATCACCGGGGCCGGCTTCACCGGCGGCGAGGCAGACCAGTTGCGCCGCGCCATGGCCTCGTGGCGGCGCACCGGCAGCCTGGCTCTGTATCGCGAAAAGCTGGTCGGCGGGCTGGTGGCCAAGGGCTGCCCAACCGACTTCGCCGAGCGCATCTTCAGCCAGGTGCAGGGCTTCTCCGACTACGGCTTCCCAGAGTCGCACGCAGCGAGCTTCGCGCTGCTTGCCTACATTTCGTCCTGGCTCAAGTGCCACGAGCCGGCCGCCTTTTGCTGCGCACTGCTCAACAGCCTGCCGATGGGCTTCTACGGCCCCTCACAGCTGATCCAGGATGTGCGCCGCCACGGTGTCGAGGTGCGCCCGGTCGATGTCGTCGCCAGCGAGTGGGACAGCACGCTGGAGCCCGCCGCCGGCGCGCAGCCCGCCATCCGCCTCGGTTTCGGCCGCATCGCCGGCTTCAGTCGGGAAAGCGCCGACACGCTGCTGGCGATACGCAGCGCCCGGCCATTCGCCGACGCCGAGGATTTCTACCATCGTGCCGCCATGGCACGCGAACAGGCGGCGCTACTGGCGCAGGCCGGCGCCTTGCGCTCGCTGCTCGATGCGCGGCGCACGGCGAGCTGGGTGGCTGCGGGCCTCGATACGCCGCTCGCGCTGGCCGATGGCCGCCCCGACATCGACGCCCGGACGGTGGCGCTGCCGGTGATGACCACCCAGTCGCAGGTGCTGTCCGACTACTGCAGCCTGGGCCTCTCGCTGCACGAGCACCCGATCGCGCTGGTGCGCCGCCACTTCCAGCGCAGCCGCCGCCGGCTCGTCACCGCCGCCGGCCTGAAAGATGTGCGCAACGGCCAGCTCGTCCACGTGATCGGCCTTGCCGTCACCCGGCAACGGCCGGATACCGCCAAGAACGTGCTGTTCATGACGCTCGAAGACGAAACCGGCCCGATCAACGTGGTGATCTGGGAGGCGGTGCAGGAGCGCTTCCGCCGCGAGATCCTCGGCGGCCGCGTGCTCCTGGTCAGCGCCGAGCTGCAGCAGCAAGATGGGGTGATCAACCTCGTCGCCAAGCGTTTCGAAGATCACTCGGCGCTGTGGCTCGGGCCGGTGGTGTCGCGGGATTTCCGTTGA
- a CDS encoding TetR/AcrR family transcriptional regulator, with protein sequence MEHKPKRRTRERILELSLDRFNAVGESNVTASEIAELLNISPGNLYYHFANKEAIVEALFDNFRHQVAEELAIEVDGGATLEDLWLYLHLVFELSWKYRFLYRDPVNVVSRYTGVANRMKQVIGLQARSLVSLLSGLVAAGELRVDERQLQTLVVNMMVIATHWLSFEYVREPRKAPDSESMASGVYHVMSLISPLLSDDAREAFEGVALRYV encoded by the coding sequence ATGGAACACAAGCCCAAGCGCCGCACGCGCGAGCGGATTCTCGAACTGAGCCTCGATCGCTTCAACGCGGTCGGCGAGTCCAACGTGACGGCTTCCGAGATTGCCGAACTGCTCAATATCAGCCCCGGCAATCTCTACTATCACTTCGCCAATAAAGAGGCGATCGTCGAGGCGCTGTTCGACAACTTCCGCCATCAGGTGGCGGAGGAGCTTGCCATCGAGGTCGACGGCGGGGCCACGCTCGAGGACCTGTGGCTCTACTTGCACCTGGTGTTCGAGCTCAGCTGGAAATACCGTTTTCTCTACCGCGACCCGGTCAATGTCGTGTCGCGCTACACCGGCGTGGCCAACCGCATGAAGCAGGTGATCGGCCTGCAGGCGCGTTCGCTGGTGAGCCTGCTGTCGGGCCTGGTGGCGGCAGGCGAGTTGCGCGTGGACGAACGCCAGCTGCAGACGCTGGTCGTCAACATGATGGTGATCGCCACGCACTGGCTGTCGTTCGAATATGTGCGCGAGCCGCGCAAGGCGCCGGACAGCGAATCGATGGCGAGCGGCGTGTACCACGTGATGTCGCTGATCTCGCCGCTGTTGAGCGACGACGCGCGTGAGGCCTTCGAGGGCGTGGCCTTGCGCTACGTCTGA
- a CDS encoding DUF3592 domain-containing protein → MFRMFRSPLIALCLIGFGLFLIYAGHKNASEFAALRDHGKPAEAEITKLEWKEKSNHNDSSYTAHVQFTTDAGREVHETMHLTTEAGRALRNQAGPSALDIVYLPESPTTFRDTSAADSSEGQGAVGRYMLLAGVTMLALRFFMKR, encoded by the coding sequence ATGTTCCGTATGTTTCGCAGCCCGCTGATCGCCCTGTGCCTGATCGGCTTTGGCCTTTTCCTCATCTATGCCGGCCATAAGAATGCGAGCGAATTCGCCGCCTTGCGCGATCACGGCAAGCCGGCGGAGGCCGAGATCACCAAGCTCGAGTGGAAAGAGAAGAGCAACCACAACGACAGCAGCTATACCGCCCATGTCCAGTTCACGACAGACGCGGGCCGTGAGGTTCATGAAACGATGCACCTCACGACGGAAGCTGGCCGGGCCTTGCGCAATCAGGCGGGGCCATCCGCGCTCGATATCGTTTATCTGCCCGAGTCGCCGACGACGTTCCGCGACACCAGCGCGGCGGACTCCTCGGAAGGCCAGGGCGCGGTGGGCCGCTACATGCTGCTGGCCGGCGTGACCATGCTGGCGCTTCGCTTTTTCATGAAACGATGA